A DNA window from Aquarana catesbeiana isolate 2022-GZ linkage group LG01, ASM4218655v1, whole genome shotgun sequence contains the following coding sequences:
- the LOC141140661 gene encoding uncharacterized protein, whose translation MRETQASWEDSTQGLAAEDEAEEAAEEEEQEQFQDNVDKELFVDEARSTSNSMNEEDAEPGPSNVSRPLRRSSRVSARPGKPMDKILEVVNQMSTKMAENQCEDTAFLTVILGICKQVPPEKKYALRMALMSTAQSFVGEGPTTSSAYMQPPLPQYPPYQQYTHFPSTQYAPPINRPYCDQYGNILNPSRPRMLHPIPDPTTSTLGPPTTHQLRQPTPSHVPPFLARKYYPGPSVDFPGPTNSSVSGTTENKTYEQL comes from the exons atgcgaga aacccaagcaagctgggaagacagcacacagggtttggcagcagaagatgaggcagaggaagctgcggaggaggaggagcaagaacaattccaagacaatgttgacaaggaactgttcgtagatgaagcaaggtcaacatcaaactcaatgaatgaggaggatgcagaaccaggacctagcaatgtctctaggcctttgcgaaggtcTTCAAGGGTCAGTGCCCGGCCTggtaaacccatggataaaattttagaggtagtcaatcagatgtccactaaaatggctgaaaaccagtgtgaagacacagcatttctcactgtaattttaggcatatgtaaacaggtaccccctgagaaaaaatatgcactcaggatggctttaatgtcaactgctcaatcatttgtgggtgaggggccaacaacatcctcagcatatatgcaacccccccttccccaatatcccccttatcaacaatacactcactttccaagtacacagtatgctccaccaataaaccgtccatactgtgaccagtatggtaatatactgaatccctcaaggccacgcatgttgcatccaattcctgaccccactacctctacccttggccccccaaccactcaccaacttaggcagcctacacccagtcatgttccgccttttctggcaaggaaatattaccctggtccatcagtggatttccctggaccaaccaatagttcagtttccgggaccactgaaaacaaaacatacgagcaattgtaa